Proteins from a genomic interval of Amycolatopsis sp. cg13:
- a CDS encoding NAD-dependent succinate-semialdehyde dehydrogenase, with translation MYTVTDPATGQLIEEIENATDSEVRAAIERVGYGYRSWRNRPVGERAAIVARAADLFEQRADELAAIMTVEMGKRVNEGRGEVGIVVDIFRYYAERGPDLIADQPLAIRGGSAVIRKEPIGALLGVMPWNFPCYQVARFVAPNLVLGNTILLKHASICPRSALAIEAILHEAGVPDDAYVNVFASSRQVPSILADPRIQGVSLTGSERAGISVAAEAGRNLKRCVLELGGADPLLVLDTADLDETVRAVATARMRNCGQSCNAPKRIIVQSDLYEEFVDRFAKRVADYYVPGDPSDPAAKLPPLASVAAADEVAGQVARAVEQGATLRTGGRRGEGAYLDATVLTDVTPEMDAYREEIFGPVAILFPADSDDHAIEIANDSPFGLGAAVFGTDPVRMRRAADRLEAGMVYFNKSGGSQADLPFGGIKRSGMGRELGPSGIEEFMNKKSIRL, from the coding sequence ATGTACACGGTGACCGACCCGGCAACGGGCCAGCTGATCGAGGAGATCGAGAACGCGACCGACTCGGAGGTTCGCGCGGCGATCGAACGCGTCGGCTACGGATATCGCAGCTGGCGGAACCGTCCGGTGGGGGAACGAGCAGCGATCGTCGCCCGCGCCGCGGACCTTTTCGAGCAGCGCGCGGACGAGCTGGCCGCCATCATGACGGTGGAGATGGGCAAGCGCGTCAACGAGGGCCGCGGCGAGGTCGGGATCGTCGTGGACATCTTCCGTTACTACGCGGAGCGCGGCCCGGACCTGATCGCCGACCAGCCGCTCGCCATCCGCGGTGGTTCCGCGGTGATCCGCAAGGAACCGATCGGCGCGCTGCTCGGTGTGATGCCGTGGAACTTCCCGTGCTACCAGGTGGCCCGGTTCGTCGCGCCGAATCTGGTGCTGGGCAACACGATCCTGCTCAAACACGCGTCGATCTGCCCGCGTTCAGCGCTGGCGATCGAGGCGATTCTGCACGAAGCGGGCGTTCCGGATGATGCTTACGTAAACGTCTTCGCCTCGAGCCGTCAGGTTCCGTCGATCCTTGCTGATCCGCGCATTCAAGGCGTTTCCCTGACGGGCAGCGAACGGGCCGGTATCTCCGTGGCGGCCGAAGCCGGCCGGAATCTGAAGCGATGCGTGCTGGAACTGGGTGGTGCGGATCCGTTGCTGGTGCTCGATACCGCGGATTTGGACGAAACGGTGCGGGCTGTGGCGACTGCGCGGATGCGTAACTGCGGGCAGTCCTGTAATGCGCCTAAGCGGATCATTGTCCAGTCTGACCTTTATGAGGAATTCGTGGACCGCTTCGCCAAGCGGGTCGCGGACTATTACGTCCCGGGGGATCCCTCGGACCCGGCTGCCAAGCTGCCTCCGCTGGCTTCCGTCGCTGCCGCTGACGAGGTGGCTGGTCAGGTGGCTCGCGCGGTGGAGCAAGGCGCGACGCTGCGGACGGGCGGACGGCGTGGCGAGGGGGCTTATCTGGATGCGACTGTGCTGACTGATGTCACGCCGGAGATGGACGCTTACCGGGAGGAGATCTTCGGGCCGGTGGCGATCTTGTTCCCGGCCGATTCGGATGATCATGCTATTGAGATCGCCAATGACTCGCCGTTCGGTTTGGGCGCGGCGGTTTTCGGCACGGATCCGGTTCGGATGCGTCGCGCGGCGGATCGGCTGGAGGCGGGGATGGTGTATTTCAACAAGTCCGGCGGGTCGCAGGCGGATTTGCCCTTTGGCGGGATCAAACGGTCCGGGATGGGGCGGGAGTTGGGGCCGTCGGGGATTGAGGAGTTCATGAACAAGAAATCCATCCGCCTCTGA
- a CDS encoding tyrosine-type recombinase/integrase, producing MKGHVQDRWWRPKTDESGKPVLNARGNVAREKTERFGKGERYKVRYFDAEGNERSKSFPDKELTRARAFLTKMQHDVLTGEYIAPESGDEKFRDYTTQWQKGQSADAGTRQTVNSHLKTGIFPFLGDKSLKAVEKTDTIRDWLDWLERPKEEGGRNLMASYRAVLFDTVSAILQAATDDKKIRSNPCRAKSIKRPKPIQRKVIPWPESRVHAVQLALPPEYTVVVPLGAGLGLRQMEMFGFSPDDVDRDEMIVNVQRQIRWIGGVPVFSPPKGGKTRVVPLGAGVLDGIDDHMAMHEPITLTLPWLEPGGRPETVQLLISRVLRRSRQYRNKPVWHIIKGSNFTKTEWKSAFAAAGLDYVDRRDGMHAMRHFYASSLLAQGVSIKEVAEYLGHHDPGYTLRIYTHLVPSSHKRARAAADEVFTPRRAAADSATARRRPEGA from the coding sequence ATGAAAGGTCACGTACAGGACCGCTGGTGGCGGCCAAAAACGGACGAGAGTGGCAAACCAGTCTTGAACGCCAGGGGGAATGTGGCCCGTGAAAAGACCGAAAGGTTCGGCAAAGGCGAGCGTTACAAGGTTCGGTACTTCGACGCTGAAGGCAACGAACGATCCAAGTCCTTTCCGGACAAAGAACTGACCAGGGCACGCGCATTCCTGACCAAGATGCAACACGACGTGCTCACCGGCGAGTACATCGCACCCGAGTCCGGCGACGAGAAGTTCCGCGACTACACAACCCAATGGCAGAAGGGACAGTCCGCAGACGCAGGCACTCGGCAGACAGTCAACAGCCACCTCAAGACCGGGATCTTTCCTTTTCTCGGCGACAAGTCGTTAAAGGCGGTCGAGAAAACCGACACGATCCGGGATTGGCTCGACTGGCTTGAACGCCCAAAGGAGGAGGGCGGTCGGAACCTCATGGCGTCGTACCGCGCGGTCCTCTTCGACACGGTCTCGGCGATCCTTCAGGCAGCGACGGACGACAAGAAGATTCGCTCGAACCCCTGCCGCGCCAAGAGCATCAAACGACCAAAACCTATACAGCGCAAGGTGATCCCGTGGCCGGAGTCCCGCGTGCACGCGGTTCAGCTTGCACTGCCGCCGGAGTACACGGTGGTGGTGCCGCTGGGTGCCGGGCTCGGGCTGCGTCAGATGGAGATGTTCGGTTTCAGCCCGGACGACGTCGACCGTGACGAGATGATCGTGAACGTCCAACGGCAAATACGGTGGATCGGCGGTGTGCCAGTGTTCTCCCCACCCAAGGGCGGCAAGACACGTGTGGTCCCGCTCGGGGCGGGTGTACTCGACGGGATTGACGACCACATGGCGATGCACGAGCCGATCACGCTCACCCTTCCCTGGCTTGAACCCGGCGGGCGTCCCGAGACGGTGCAACTGCTCATCAGCCGGGTTCTGCGGCGTTCCCGTCAGTACCGGAACAAGCCGGTGTGGCACATCATCAAGGGCTCGAACTTCACCAAGACCGAGTGGAAGTCCGCATTCGCAGCGGCCGGCCTGGACTACGTGGACCGGCGCGACGGGATGCACGCAATGCGGCACTTCTACGCTTCGTCGCTACTCGCGCAAGGTGTCTCTATCAAGGAAGTCGCGGAGTACCTCGGCCATCACGACCCCGGCTACACTCTCCGGATCTACACCCACCTCGTGCCGTCGAGCCACAAGCGAGCCCGGGCCGCCGCCGACGAGGTGTTCACGCCCCGCCGGGCTGCCGCCGATTCCGCGACGGCCCGACGACGACCCGAAGGGGCTTAG
- a CDS encoding helix-turn-helix domain-containing protein: MSAQVTVVSVEGLWSPDELATFLGIPSKTLRDWRFKGYGPSWMKIGKHVRYRPETVRRWLETLHGTTEAA, translated from the coding sequence ATGAGTGCACAAGTCACGGTGGTGAGCGTCGAGGGCCTTTGGTCACCAGACGAGTTGGCGACGTTCCTCGGCATTCCATCGAAGACGCTGCGGGACTGGCGTTTCAAGGGCTACGGGCCGTCCTGGATGAAGATCGGGAAGCACGTTCGGTACCGACCAGAGACGGTGCGTCGATGGCTCGAAACCTTGCACGGCACAACAGAAGCGGCGTAA
- a CDS encoding replication initiator has protein sequence MTETTTRAERMRAPLAEDVIRATAEKHGVCVRPFTMEVGDQDTGELRYVPVPCGSTVESVCLPCARKAKALRQVQCREGWHMTEEPDLTPEEPSDDQTELVTYRADLVAAYRDVVDQDPAEAEELREEIRGVDEELRQLGVRGRLPSVELPTRKAVKRSTRRRQDAPNLPRRKITKTTVGREYAGRFRPSMFVTLTCDTYGRVRSDGSPVDPSSYHYRRAARDAVHFSALVDRWWQNLRRVVGWDVQYFATVEPQKRTAPHLHAAVRGSISHEVIRLVTEATYHQVWWPNHDEVVYTDRLPAWDGPERGFVDPETRQPLTSWDGAVEQVEDPAHVVTFGRQVHSKGILGGSEEAGRHIGYLTKYLTKSTGEVVEADTAALADHHDRLHAELTITPCSPRCAVWLLYGIQPKGANGKTTPGHCKGRAHQRTTLGLPGRRVLVSRKWSGKTLVDHKADRRGFVLDALAAVGIEKPQPDPARQVWRKVDAGDPHVPPRPHLVMHAIAERIAWKAEYDRALLAAAGPPETSATQLAA, from the coding sequence ATGACCGAAACGACGACGCGTGCGGAGCGGATGCGGGCGCCCCTGGCCGAGGACGTGATCCGGGCAACGGCCGAGAAGCACGGCGTGTGTGTGCGGCCGTTCACGATGGAGGTCGGCGATCAGGACACCGGGGAACTGCGCTATGTCCCGGTCCCGTGCGGATCCACAGTGGAATCCGTCTGCCTGCCCTGCGCCCGGAAAGCCAAAGCACTGCGACAGGTGCAGTGCCGTGAAGGCTGGCACATGACCGAGGAGCCCGACCTCACCCCCGAGGAGCCCAGCGACGACCAGACGGAGTTGGTGACCTACCGGGCGGATCTCGTCGCCGCCTACCGGGACGTCGTCGACCAGGACCCGGCAGAGGCCGAGGAACTGCGGGAGGAGATCCGAGGCGTGGACGAGGAACTTCGGCAACTCGGCGTCCGGGGTCGGCTTCCCTCGGTTGAGCTGCCCACGCGGAAGGCGGTGAAGCGGTCGACCCGACGACGGCAGGACGCACCGAACCTACCTCGTCGGAAGATCACCAAGACCACGGTGGGCCGGGAGTACGCAGGGCGGTTTCGGCCGTCGATGTTCGTCACGCTCACCTGCGACACCTACGGCCGTGTTCGCTCGGACGGTTCGCCGGTCGACCCATCGAGTTACCACTACCGGCGGGCGGCCCGGGACGCGGTGCATTTCTCCGCGCTAGTGGATCGGTGGTGGCAGAACCTTCGTCGCGTCGTCGGGTGGGACGTGCAGTACTTCGCGACCGTCGAGCCGCAGAAGCGGACCGCACCGCACCTGCACGCGGCGGTACGGGGCTCGATCTCGCACGAGGTGATCCGGCTGGTTACCGAGGCGACCTATCACCAGGTGTGGTGGCCGAATCACGACGAGGTCGTCTACACGGACCGGCTGCCCGCCTGGGATGGCCCGGAACGTGGGTTCGTCGACCCGGAGACACGGCAACCGTTGACCAGCTGGGACGGCGCAGTAGAGCAGGTCGAGGATCCGGCGCATGTGGTGACTTTCGGGCGGCAAGTGCACTCCAAGGGGATCTTGGGTGGGAGTGAGGAGGCCGGCCGTCACATCGGCTACCTCACCAAGTACCTGACGAAGTCCACCGGCGAAGTGGTCGAAGCCGACACGGCCGCGCTGGCCGATCACCACGACCGGCTGCACGCCGAACTGACCATCACCCCGTGCTCGCCCCGGTGCGCGGTCTGGCTGCTCTACGGCATCCAACCCAAAGGTGCCAACGGGAAGACCACTCCTGGCCACTGCAAGGGCCGGGCACATCAGCGAACCACCCTCGGCCTTCCGGGTCGACGGGTGCTGGTGTCACGCAAGTGGTCGGGCAAGACGCTCGTGGACCACAAAGCTGACCGGCGTGGCTTCGTCCTGGACGCCTTGGCCGCTGTCGGGATCGAGAAGCCGCAACCGGATCCGGCCCGGCAGGTCTGGCGCAAGGTCGACGCCGGAGACCCACACGTCCCGCCCCGGCCGCACCTGGTCATGCACGCCATCGCCGAACGCATCGCCTGGAAAGCCGAATACGACCGAGCCCTACTCGCCGCAGCTGGGCCGCCCGAAACTTCGGCAACTCAGCTGGCGGCCTGA
- a CDS encoding FtsK/SpoIIIE domain-containing protein gives MNAGMLLALSAGLAIVLWVLAKLGRALAAIVETLAALAFVGLALWTVARAVGWLVRQLLTRWRTCLTVLAIAAWVHWCGWLSLVITLGALGLIAMVWHQLDVVRFDRWCGRWLRSWWLRWAVYGRKVPNWLHACGLTVRDEAIPVDVTVNLVSRRRKREAVTRARRASGVAVPKLRQVRSGPSWDEVRVQLVPGQKPEDFDDAARALATARKVTRVQVREIAPDVVSLDFMRRDLLSAPVRCRPLPDLVPVDGLRVDLRAIFAGTTEYGTPWRLPLAGPGAHILVAGASGAGKNSVMWSPLVSAASAIRSGLVRVSGVDPKGMELAYGRGIFARYAVSGKDTLTLLEGLRDELERRKREFAGQTRDVPISTTFPLELLEFDEIGALTRYTDRKTRESIVEHIAVLNTQGRALGMSVRGYVQEPTKDTVPVRELFTRRVCLRVTSKTHVPMVLGDGAYERGAWANRIPETTPGVGYVWGEGIREPLRVRAGWVSDETVKALERYVTNGGRADLGARGQEAAA, from the coding sequence ATGAACGCGGGGATGCTCCTGGCCCTCAGCGCGGGTCTGGCGATTGTGTTGTGGGTACTGGCGAAACTGGGACGTGCTCTGGCGGCCATTGTGGAAACGCTGGCGGCGTTGGCGTTCGTGGGACTTGCACTGTGGACAGTTGCGCGGGCGGTCGGCTGGCTGGTTCGGCAACTCCTGACCCGCTGGCGGACCTGCCTCACCGTGCTCGCGATCGCGGCGTGGGTGCACTGGTGTGGCTGGCTGTCCCTGGTGATCACGCTCGGCGCGCTGGGCCTGATCGCGATGGTGTGGCACCAGCTTGATGTGGTCAGGTTCGATCGGTGGTGTGGCCGGTGGCTGCGGTCGTGGTGGCTGCGCTGGGCGGTCTACGGACGCAAGGTGCCGAACTGGTTGCACGCCTGCGGCCTGACCGTGCGCGACGAGGCCATCCCGGTGGATGTCACGGTGAATCTGGTGTCACGGCGGCGGAAGCGGGAGGCCGTTACGCGGGCGCGCCGGGCGTCGGGGGTAGCGGTGCCCAAGCTGCGACAGGTCCGGTCCGGGCCGTCGTGGGATGAGGTTCGGGTGCAGCTCGTGCCGGGCCAGAAACCGGAGGACTTCGACGACGCGGCCCGTGCGCTGGCTACGGCGCGGAAGGTGACGCGGGTCCAGGTGCGGGAGATCGCGCCGGACGTGGTGTCGCTGGATTTCATGCGCCGCGACCTGTTGTCCGCTCCGGTGCGGTGCCGGCCGTTGCCTGACCTGGTGCCGGTCGACGGGCTGCGGGTCGATCTGCGGGCGATCTTCGCCGGAACGACCGAGTACGGGACCCCGTGGCGGCTGCCGCTGGCTGGCCCCGGTGCGCACATCTTGGTGGCGGGTGCCAGTGGTGCGGGGAAAAACTCGGTGATGTGGAGCCCGCTGGTGTCGGCCGCCTCGGCGATCCGCTCCGGTTTGGTACGAGTATCCGGTGTGGACCCGAAAGGCATGGAACTCGCCTACGGCCGTGGAATCTTCGCCCGCTACGCCGTGTCCGGAAAGGACACACTGACGTTGTTGGAAGGGCTGCGGGATGAGCTGGAGCGCCGCAAGCGCGAGTTCGCCGGACAGACCCGCGACGTGCCGATCTCCACAACGTTTCCATTGGAACTGCTGGAGTTCGACGAGATCGGAGCCCTGACCCGCTACACCGACCGCAAAACACGCGAGTCCATTGTGGAACACATCGCGGTACTCAACACCCAGGGCCGGGCGTTGGGGATGTCGGTCCGCGGGTACGTGCAGGAACCGACGAAGGACACCGTTCCGGTGCGAGAACTGTTCACCCGCCGGGTGTGCCTGCGCGTCACATCCAAAACCCACGTCCCGATGGTCCTCGGCGACGGCGCCTACGAACGCGGAGCCTGGGCCAACCGCATCCCCGAAACCACACCCGGCGTCGGCTACGTGTGGGGCGAAGGCATCCGTGAACCCCTCCGCGTACGCGCCGGATGGGTCTCCGACGAGACGGTCAAGGCACTGGAGCGCTACGTCACCAACGGCGGCCGTGCCGATCTGGGCGCCCGGGGACAGGAGGCGGCGGCATGA
- a CDS encoding helix-turn-helix domain-containing protein, whose amino-acid sequence MLTPRARGLGAALRDARLEAHYGLRELSRRVGVNPALVSNWELGQRVPNPEDVAGILGALGVTGEKKAWIMSLARGAAGPGWFTPGPQGSPTHFTTLVAHERAARSMTVWAPLMIPDLLQIPDYAGFACSTELADASALQENVDKRMQRKGVLFGAKVIRADMFIAVEALRNHFGDDDVMLRQLRFITDVMVMSRTITVRVVPSEAASTSVLGGAFTLCRMKDRSSVVYCPHHGVGVFLVDEQAAPYLEVMDRLAKMALSPAKSLHRLEAEADQLVRALEAQRQANDASLVEILAGEERAD is encoded by the coding sequence ATGCTGACTCCCCGCGCGCGTGGACTCGGTGCCGCGCTACGGGACGCCCGGCTCGAGGCGCACTACGGCTTGCGGGAGTTGTCGCGACGGGTCGGCGTGAACCCGGCGTTGGTGTCGAACTGGGAACTGGGCCAGCGCGTCCCGAACCCGGAGGACGTGGCCGGGATTCTGGGCGCATTGGGTGTGACGGGCGAGAAGAAGGCCTGGATCATGTCTCTTGCCCGTGGGGCCGCCGGTCCGGGTTGGTTCACGCCGGGGCCGCAGGGCAGTCCGACGCACTTCACCACGCTGGTGGCGCACGAGCGGGCAGCGCGGTCGATGACGGTGTGGGCACCGTTGATGATCCCGGATCTGTTGCAGATCCCCGACTACGCGGGGTTCGCCTGCAGCACCGAGCTTGCCGATGCCAGTGCGCTGCAAGAGAACGTCGACAAGCGGATGCAGCGCAAGGGCGTGCTGTTCGGTGCGAAGGTCATTCGGGCAGACATGTTCATTGCGGTGGAAGCGCTGCGGAACCACTTCGGGGACGACGATGTCATGCTGCGTCAGTTGCGGTTCATCACAGACGTGATGGTCATGTCCCGCACCATCACCGTCCGCGTCGTACCGAGCGAAGCGGCATCCACGTCGGTGCTGGGTGGGGCGTTCACGCTGTGTCGGATGAAGGATCGCTCGTCGGTGGTCTACTGCCCGCACCACGGCGTCGGCGTGTTTCTTGTTGATGAGCAGGCCGCTCCGTACCTGGAGGTCATGGACCGGCTCGCCAAGATGGCGTTGTCCCCGGCGAAATCGTTGCATCGGCTGGAAGCAGAGGCCGACCAGCTGGTGCGGGCGCTGGAGGCGCAGCGACAGGCGAATGATGCGTCGCTGGTCGAGATTCTTGCGGGTGAGGAGCGAGCCGACTAG
- a CDS encoding XRE family transcriptional regulator produces MPNERLRDALLRNGLTLEQVAKALTVDQKTVERWITKGRTPYPKHRHKIAAMARESETYLWPDSVAPERRAETAAAEVVRVFPHRNAVPVELWDRLINDASETVEILVHAALFLVERPRFIKDIAAKASAGAKIRLVFGDPEGDSVALRGEEEQLGDGTLPARIRNALASYRPLIGVEGIEMRFHNTTLYNSIFRFDDEMIINTHVYGFQGAHAPSLHLRRLSAGDLFETYSESFEAVWNFAKPATF; encoded by the coding sequence ATGCCGAACGAACGGCTGCGTGACGCGCTGCTCCGCAACGGGCTCACACTGGAGCAGGTAGCCAAGGCCCTCACGGTCGATCAGAAGACCGTTGAGCGGTGGATCACCAAGGGCCGCACCCCGTACCCGAAGCACCGGCACAAGATCGCCGCAATGGCGCGCGAATCGGAGACCTACCTATGGCCAGACTCCGTCGCCCCGGAGCGGAGGGCCGAGACCGCGGCTGCCGAGGTTGTGCGGGTCTTCCCACACCGCAACGCCGTCCCAGTCGAGCTGTGGGACCGGCTGATCAACGATGCGTCAGAGACCGTCGAGATCCTGGTACACGCCGCACTGTTCCTGGTGGAACGGCCGCGGTTCATCAAGGACATCGCAGCCAAGGCATCGGCCGGCGCGAAGATCCGACTTGTGTTCGGTGACCCGGAAGGTGACAGCGTCGCCCTACGTGGGGAAGAAGAACAGCTCGGAGACGGGACGCTTCCGGCACGCATCCGCAACGCCCTGGCGTCCTACCGGCCACTGATCGGCGTCGAGGGGATCGAGATGCGGTTCCACAACACGACGCTCTACAACTCGATCTTTCGCTTTGACGACGAGATGATCATCAACACGCACGTCTACGGGTTCCAGGGCGCGCACGCCCCGTCCTTGCACCTGCGCAGACTCTCAGCCGGGGATCTCTTCGAGACATACTCGGAGAGCTTCGAAGCCGTTTGGAACTTCGCCAAGCCCGCCACCTTCTAG
- a CDS encoding NUDIX hydrolase: MARVDYYNDPNAPKANSIAVAVSAFIQDEEGRILMIRRTDNDLYAIPGGQLELGETLAQAAVREVREETGIECEVTGVIGLYSNPNHVIAYDDGEVRQEFSICFRAKPIEGDIKTSDESKEVHWSSVESLSMLSIHPSIRMRIKHALSEIANPYYS, translated from the coding sequence ATGGCACGAGTTGACTACTACAACGACCCGAACGCACCCAAGGCCAACAGCATCGCCGTCGCAGTGTCCGCGTTCATCCAGGACGAGGAGGGGCGAATCCTGATGATCCGGCGGACCGACAACGACCTGTACGCGATTCCGGGCGGGCAACTTGAGCTAGGGGAAACCCTTGCCCAGGCTGCCGTCCGCGAGGTGCGCGAGGAAACCGGTATCGAGTGCGAAGTCACAGGCGTGATCGGTCTCTACTCGAACCCCAACCACGTCATCGCTTACGACGATGGCGAGGTCAGGCAAGAATTCTCGATCTGCTTTCGAGCTAAGCCGATTGAGGGAGATATTAAAACAAGCGATGAAAGCAAAGAAGTTCACTGGTCATCGGTCGAGAGCTTGTCAATGCTCTCAATTCACCCCTCAATAAGGATGCGCATAAAACACGCGCTAAGCGAGATTGCTAACCCGTACTACTCGTAG
- a CDS encoding DUF6731 family protein → MPSQNASQQRDLVKERRIYFFAIDAGANKQGEPNKIDLSPILRKIGEMPFSLKSRRYQQVGNSGDLLCTWVDSTEYPLKFKFAAIRRNALPQSELEGQLRDLVLADNEGICESSHVCVFEDGIIGIENNFYGPRPSRLAGYLLSAGSSAVSDFVLESLIRGDAARQLLNKKEIRAIELRIRSPYAEVISELDETLGQALKSIASAGNAETVSIVLRPGPYRKVNLNPRFIPLLRRLLGREDLRENTLRMTATLLDPETRKPGEVNLLDDKLVSTRKILRANRRTRVLDSSDAYEKIVDAYNELHDDLVSAYKTTISSISAADPAEVQ, encoded by the coding sequence GTGCCAAGTCAGAATGCGAGCCAACAGAGAGATTTAGTAAAGGAACGCAGAATATACTTCTTTGCCATCGATGCGGGCGCCAATAAACAAGGTGAGCCGAACAAGATTGATCTTTCCCCAATTTTAAGGAAGATCGGGGAAATGCCATTCAGTCTTAAATCTCGACGGTACCAGCAGGTTGGCAACTCTGGTGACCTACTGTGCACTTGGGTTGATTCGACTGAATATCCATTAAAGTTCAAGTTTGCCGCTATTCGCCGAAATGCGTTACCACAGTCTGAACTCGAGGGACAGTTGCGCGACCTCGTACTCGCAGATAATGAGGGAATCTGTGAGTCTTCGCACGTCTGTGTTTTCGAAGACGGCATTATTGGTATCGAGAATAACTTCTACGGTCCGCGCCCGTCTCGCCTTGCAGGATATCTGTTATCGGCCGGAAGTTCGGCCGTTTCAGACTTTGTCCTGGAGTCGCTCATTCGTGGCGATGCTGCCAGACAACTCCTGAACAAGAAGGAAATTAGGGCGATTGAGTTGAGAATCCGCTCTCCGTACGCCGAAGTTATTTCAGAATTGGACGAAACATTAGGGCAAGCCCTCAAGTCTATTGCGAGCGCAGGAAACGCGGAGACGGTCTCGATTGTACTCAGGCCAGGGCCTTATCGAAAAGTTAACCTGAATCCACGCTTCATTCCACTCCTTCGCCGACTTCTAGGAAGAGAAGATCTGCGGGAGAATACTCTTCGAATGACTGCAACGCTACTTGATCCTGAAACTAGGAAACCCGGAGAGGTGAATCTTCTGGACGATAAACTGGTAAGCACCAGAAAGATTTTGCGAGCCAACCGCCGGACTAGAGTCTTGGACTCTAGCGATGCCTACGAGAAAATAGTTGACGCTTACAATGAACTTCATGACGACTTGGTAAGCGCATACAAGACGACCATTAGCAGTATCTCAGCGGCTGACCCGGCAGAGGTTCAGTGA
- a CDS encoding AMED_5909 family protein encodes MAAKAEPATLHDAHASATTRRPAADATRSDWAGFHLTNARMYRAVADYDRWHHHEALYWADYEERQAALFSPPPEEAKSEQS; translated from the coding sequence ATGGCGGCCAAAGCTGAACCAGCAACACTGCACGACGCGCACGCCTCCGCGACAACCCGACGGCCCGCGGCGGACGCGACCCGTTCCGACTGGGCGGGGTTCCACCTCACGAACGCGCGGATGTACCGAGCTGTCGCGGACTATGACCGCTGGCATCATCACGAAGCCCTGTACTGGGCTGACTATGAAGAGCGTCAGGCTGCGCTGTTCTCCCCGCCGCCCGAAGAGGCCAAGAGCGAACAGAGTTAG
- a CDS encoding GntR family transcriptional regulator — protein sequence MGIGYRDLAAILRDAIRRGDYAPDSTLPKQEELAAEYGVNVNTVRKAVGLLEAEGLVTPIRRRGTVVRARPPMKRLGADRYAKSKWKYGDTVAFIADREASGREWKPADQTQTVSRIEADTEVAEALSIDVGSPVYERARLVKDAGQPTHTLSSYYRPEDVEGTRLVDGTPGPAGRGGGFLVLTLQGLEPDTISETVCSRMPTPDEIETLELLAGEPVMVLQRRTFTEDGRVVEFARGVHAASRFSWSYTFKIPD from the coding sequence GTGGGCATTGGGTACCGCGACCTGGCCGCGATCCTGCGCGACGCGATCCGGCGAGGCGACTATGCCCCGGACTCGACGTTGCCGAAGCAGGAGGAGCTGGCCGCGGAGTACGGCGTCAACGTCAACACCGTCCGCAAAGCTGTCGGTCTCCTGGAGGCCGAAGGGCTGGTCACACCGATCCGCCGCCGCGGAACCGTCGTTCGCGCACGCCCGCCGATGAAGCGCCTCGGTGCCGATCGCTACGCCAAGAGCAAGTGGAAGTACGGCGACACGGTGGCGTTCATCGCCGACCGCGAGGCGTCCGGTCGCGAGTGGAAGCCCGCGGATCAGACCCAGACCGTTTCGCGGATCGAGGCGGACACGGAGGTCGCCGAAGCTTTGAGCATCGACGTCGGTTCGCCCGTCTACGAGCGTGCGCGCCTGGTCAAGGATGCAGGCCAACCGACACACACTCTCTCCAGCTACTATCGGCCGGAAGATGTCGAGGGCACCCGCCTCGTCGACGGCACTCCGGGACCAGCCGGTCGAGGCGGTGGCTTCCTGGTCCTCACGCTGCAGGGCCTCGAGCCGGACACGATCAGCGAGACTGTCTGCTCACGCATGCCCACGCCCGACGAGATCGAGACACTGGAGCTCCTTGCTGGGGAACCGGTCATGGTCCTGCAGCGCCGCACCTTTACCGAGGACGGCCGGGTCGTGGAGTTCGCGCGCGGTGTTCACGCGGCGAGCCGGTTCTCCTGGTCCTATACGTTCAAGATCCCTGACTGA